The following proteins come from a genomic window of Bos mutus isolate GX-2022 chromosome 28, NWIPB_WYAK_1.1, whole genome shotgun sequence:
- the LGALS8 gene encoding galectin-8 isoform X1: protein MMLSLNNLQNVIYNPVIPYVGTISEQLEPGTLIVLRGHVPSDSDRFQVDLQCGSSVKPRADVAFHFNPRFKRANCVVCNTLRNEKWGWEEITYDMPFKKEKSFEIVIMVLKEKFQVAVNGRHTLLYAHRISPERIDTLGIYGKVIIHSVGFSFSSDLGSTQGSTLEPTGISKENVQKSGGSQLTLPFVARLNSSMGPGRTVVIKGEVNTNAKGFTVDLLSGKSKDIALHLNPRLNVKAFVRNSFLQEAWGEEERNITCFPFSPGMYFEMIIYCDAREFKVAVNGVHSLEYKHRFKELSKVDTLEINGDIHLLEVRSW from the exons gTAATCCCCTATGTTGGGACCATTTCTGAGCAGTTGGAGCCGGGAACATTGATTGTACTACGTGGGCATGTTCCTAGTGACTCGGACAG GTTCCAGGTGGACCTGCAGTGTGGCAGCAGTGTGAAACCCCGAGCGGATGTGGCCTTCCATTTCAATCCACGCTTCAAAAGGGCCAACTGCGTTGTCTGCAACACTCTGAGAAATGAGaagtggggctgggaggagatCACCTACGACATGCCTTTCAAGAAAGAGAAGTCATTCGAGATCGTGATCATGGTCCTGAAAGAGAAGTTCCAG GTGGCTGTCAATGGAAGGCATACCCTGCTGTATGCCCACAGGATCAGCCCAGAGAGGATCGACACGCTGGGCATTTACGGCAAAGTCATCATTCACTCTgtgggcttcagcttcagctcg GATTTAGGAAGTACCCAAGGATCTACTCTGGAACCAACAGGGATaagtaaagaaaat GTACAAAAGTCTGGCGGGTCACAGCTT ACTCTGCCGTTCGTAGCAAGGTTGAACTCCTCCATGGGCCCTGGACGGACCGTCGTCATAAAAGGAGAAGTAAATACAAACGCCAAAGG CTTTACTGTTGATCTGCTGTCAGGAAAATCCAAGGATATTGCTCTCCACTTGAACCCACGCCTGAATGTGAAAGCATTTGTAAGAAATTCTTTTCTTCAGGAGGCCtggggagaagaagagagaaatattaCCTGTTTCCCTTTTAGTCCTGGGATGTACTTTGAG ATGATAATTTACTGTGACGCCAGAGAATTCAAAGTCGCGGTGAACGGTGTCCACAGCCTGGAGTACAAGCACAGGTTTAAGGAGCTGAGTAAAGTCGACACGCTGGAGATCAACGGCGACATCCACTTACTGGAAGTGCGGAGCTGGTAG
- the LGALS8 gene encoding galectin-8 isoform X2, which translates to MMLSLNNLQNVIYNPVIPYVGTISEQLEPGTLIVLRGHVPSDSDRFQVDLQCGSSVKPRADVAFHFNPRFKRANCVVCNTLRNEKWGWEEITYDMPFKKEKSFEIVIMVLKEKFQVAVNGRHTLLYAHRISPERIDTLGIYGKVIIHSVGFSFSSDLGSTQGSTLEPTGISKENVQKSGGSQLPSNRGDISKIVPRTVYTKSKGSPANHTLTCAKILPTNCLSKTLPFVARLNSSMGPGRTVVIKGEVNTNAKGFTVDLLSGKSKDIALHLNPRLNVKAFVRNSFLQEAWGEEERNITCFPFSPGMYFEMIIYCDAREFKVAVNGVHSLEYKHRFKELSKVDTLEINGDIHLLEVRSW; encoded by the exons gTAATCCCCTATGTTGGGACCATTTCTGAGCAGTTGGAGCCGGGAACATTGATTGTACTACGTGGGCATGTTCCTAGTGACTCGGACAG GTTCCAGGTGGACCTGCAGTGTGGCAGCAGTGTGAAACCCCGAGCGGATGTGGCCTTCCATTTCAATCCACGCTTCAAAAGGGCCAACTGCGTTGTCTGCAACACTCTGAGAAATGAGaagtggggctgggaggagatCACCTACGACATGCCTTTCAAGAAAGAGAAGTCATTCGAGATCGTGATCATGGTCCTGAAAGAGAAGTTCCAG GTGGCTGTCAATGGAAGGCATACCCTGCTGTATGCCCACAGGATCAGCCCAGAGAGGATCGACACGCTGGGCATTTACGGCAAAGTCATCATTCACTCTgtgggcttcagcttcagctcg GATTTAGGAAGTACCCAAGGATCTACTCTGGAACCAACAGGGATaagtaaagaaaat GTACAAAAGTCTGGCGGGTCACAGCTT CCTAGTAATAGAGGAGACATTTCTAAAATCGTCCCCAGAACTGTCTACACCAAGAGCAAAGGTTCGCCGGCCAATCACACTTTGACTTGCGCCAAAATACTACCTACCAACTGTTTGTCAAAG ACTCTGCCGTTCGTAGCAAGGTTGAACTCCTCCATGGGCCCTGGACGGACCGTCGTCATAAAAGGAGAAGTAAATACAAACGCCAAAGG CTTTACTGTTGATCTGCTGTCAGGAAAATCCAAGGATATTGCTCTCCACTTGAACCCACGCCTGAATGTGAAAGCATTTGTAAGAAATTCTTTTCTTCAGGAGGCCtggggagaagaagagagaaatattaCCTGTTTCCCTTTTAGTCCTGGGATGTACTTTGAG ATGATAATTTACTGTGACGCCAGAGAATTCAAAGTCGCGGTGAACGGTGTCCACAGCCTGGAGTACAAGCACAGGTTTAAGGAGCTGAGTAAAGTCGACACGCTGGAGATCAACGGCGACATCCACTTACTGGAAGTGCGGAGCTGGTAG